The genomic segment GCTCCTCTTTACGCATTGTATACATACCATAACATGTTTTCCTCATACCTACAACATTTTCATTTTGGAAAACTATTCTCCAAACAAAGTGCCCCCGAGGATGTCAAGTCATTGCTACAAAAAATATGCGGCTCTTTTGCCACCAAAATGGCTTAAAACCGCATATTTCTGTATAGAGGACGTTATATAATTGTCACAAAGTAGGTGGGGAGGATGTAACGTCATTGCTACATCTTTTCTATCCTAATGCGTCAATATTTATTCCTACTTTCGCAAATAAAAATTGTAGCAACACATGCATTTGCGTATCTGGATTATCATAATATCTGTTTTCTTTTGGCGTTTTATTTGCCTCTTTACCCTGATTATCCTCTGATATTTTTTTACCCCTTTGAATTGCATTCTTTATATCAGATAATCCGATTTGATTGACTATTTCCGTTACCCTTTTTTCTTTTTTTATGTTTGCATCTGCTGCTAACCCAAAAACTTGTCGTAATTTATCAGCATATGCATCCTGATTTTGTACTATATCAAAATAGTCTTCTTTATGAAGAATCAGCCATAAATCAAAACAATAATTTGTATATCCTAATTCAATCTTATTTTCTATTGCCAAATCTATTGCTTCTTCATACTTATCCTTTTTTCCGTCATAATCAAAAACAGATACTTTGTTTTCCTTACCAATAGATTTCTGAATAGTTCGTTCTACCACACACTTAGGATTTCCGCCATATGGTTCCGCATAATCAAATACTAAATCATGCGTTCTTTCTTCAACGCAATTCACTAATTCTGCTACTTTATCAAAATATATTCTTTCCTGGTTTTTTCCCTCACATCCTACAATGCAGAGGAATTGTGGTCTTCGTATTTTATTGTTCTTTGGACGATTCAAGATTATTCGCCTCTCTTTCCAATATGTGCTTAAATGCAATTTCCAAATCCATATGTGGCAATGCTCCATATTTTCCATTCAAATAATTTTTTAATATTCTTTCTTCTGGACGTAATTTGTAATCTGCTAAAGAATATATCTCGCTCACCATATCATTCCTTCGCTTTTCAACCATTACAATTTGATCATGTCTAAGCAATTCACCGTCTAAATATATTGGATTATGCGTATTGAAAATTAACTGAGCATTATTTTTATTGATATCTTTATTGTTAAAAATTCTTATCAGCGATACAACAATTTCAAAATGCAATGAAGCATCCATTTCATCCAAAACAATGACCCCGCCATTATCTAAAACATCTATAAACGGTTGTAACAATCTAATCAAATGGATAGTTCCTCTCGATTCCATCAGCTCTGAATCTACAATCATGGATATTGCATATTTTTTTTGTGGTTGCTCATCTTTTCTTAATGGTACTTGATACATTGAACACATAGATAATTCATCATTATCTGTTTCTGCCATAAATCCAATTTTTTGATTTCCAAACTCAGCTATATTCATAACTTCTTTAACTGAGGCACTTTCGAAAATATTTCTACGAATATCTTTATCTGGTTTTTTATTAAATATCGTCTTTAAGTCTTTTTGTCTAAAATTCATGTCATTTGCATTCATAATAACATTAAATTTTTCAAACCATAAATTAAAATCCTCAAAATATTTTTTATCAAACAAATTGCTAATTGCACCTGCTACAACTAACTTTTGTTTATCCAATGTCTGGTTCAATTTGTGAATCAAGCGTTCAGAAAAATCCGCATCATCCTTATTAATATAACCTTTTTTTACTAATTTCTTTACATCCACATAAATTTGATTTTCATCATCTCGTGAAAAGAACAAGTCATCATTAACATAAAGAACCTCTTCTTCAATTTTATATACATCAATATCCGTAAACTTAATTCCGTATCTATAAATATTATTTTGAGTGGAAAATGTAATTTCTAAAGAAACCGGATCATACCAACTTGTATCTCTAATAAAAGATAACATACTTTTATAAGATTCCAGCTCTTTGCAATTTAAGGTTCCTTTCATAACCATTTTTTTTAATATATCCATTGCCAACACAATGTTGGATTTTCCACATGCATTTGCTCCATAAATGACAGTCATTGGTAATACTCTTAACTTATTACCATTTACACTTTTATCTATCACATAATCATTATGCGTTTTCTGTTTACTTGAAAGCATTGTAAAAAAAGTCTCATCTTTAAATGACCTAAAGTTTTCCATTTTAAAGTTTAACAACATTTTTTTTGCATCTCCTTTCCATTTCTTTATATAATTATACATCATTATTGCTTTTTATCAACAATTTTATTGTTATTATATGCTAATTTGTTGCTATTTATACTCCACCCCCACTCTCCCGTCATCATACACATATATTCCCTGCACATATTCTTCCAGCATCTCTCGTGTCAGATTCTCATAGCCTAAATACTTCAACATTTGCTCCACCGGAACATTCTTTTTCATCAGGATTTCTTTCTCGTCGTTTATCAACTCATCCAGTTCCTGTACACGTTTCTGCAGTCGTTCTCTTTCTTCTTCCAACTGCTTCTTGGCTTCCATAAACTGGTTCTGGTTCATCTGTCCCTCGTGATACTTCTCATAGTTCTGGCGGTTCTGGATTTTTATTTGTTCTTGACACTTTTCACAATCTGCACTTTCCGTCTTATAGGCTTCTATACTGTCCTCATGCTGTTTTCTCATGGATTGCTGCATCTGTTCTTGGCTGATATTCTGACGTAAGTAAGCCTTTATTTCTGCCAGCACGATATGCTCCAGCATTTTGTTATCCGCTTTCCCGGCGAAACATCCTGTATCTTCTTTTCCTTTACTGTAAGCACAGCTATAAAGAATATGACCATGAATCGGACTGCTTGAAGTCAGGCTTCTGCGACAATTCCCGCATTTTACATAGCCACCTAATAGTGTTGTTTCCCTGTCAAATTTGCTTTTCTTGGTGTATCTGATCTGAAGGGACTGTGCTTTTTCAAAAACTTCTTTTGATACAATCGGCTCGTGATGATTTTCCATCACTTTCCACTGATTTCTCGGTACCGGTACTTCTTTCCCAGTTCCGGGATCTGGAATCTTTGTTTTTCCATAGACCATACAGCCTATATAAGTTTTATCATCCACAATCTTCCGTATCATATCACTCGTCCACTGCAGTCCTCTTGATGCAGCTTTCTTGCTGTCTGATTTCTGTCGTCTACTCATAGACTGCAAGGGAGTCAGTACCCCCTCTTCATTAAACAACCGACAAATCTCCATCTTTGAATATCGCTGATTGGTCAGTTCAAATACTCTGCGAATCACTTCCGCTTCGTCCTCTACAATCACCAGTTCTTTCTTATTTTCTGGATTGATTCGATACCCATAAGGTGCAGAACCACAACAATACTCACCTTTTCCCCGTCTGGTGTTGACTGCTGCCTTTACCTTTACAGACTGATCTTTCACATAGAAGTCTGCGATCAATCCTTTAAACTGTACTTCGATGTCTGAACTCTTTCCTTTATAATCTTTAGAATCATATCGGTCTGAGATAGAAATGAATCGTACTCCCAGGAATGGAAAAATCTGCTCCAGATAAGTTCCCATCTCAATATAGTTTCTGGCAAAACGTGAAAAATCTTTTACCACAATGCACTGCACTTTATTCTCTCTGGCAAGCTCCAAAACCTGTTTAATTGCCGGACGCTCCATACTAGAACCAGAATATCCATCGTCGTAGAACTCCTGAAATGGCATAGAAGCCAGTTCCGGAATATTGGAAATATAATCTTTTACCAGTTTTCTCTGATTGATAATGCTGTTGCTTTCTCCCTCTGAATCATCTTCCATGGAAAGACGGTAATATCCAATAATCAGTTTCTGATTACTCATATTCTACCGCCCCCTTAAACCCGAAGTTGATTTCCAGTCTGTTATCACCATATAGATACATACTTTCAATCAGGCTCTCCGCAAGTTCCGCATTGATTCTGGTTGTCCCATCCAGTTCCAACAGACTTCGTAAAAATCTGGCTTCTTTTTTCTGCTGTTTTTCCAGTTTACGTATAGTCTGCTCCAGAGACTTCTTCCTCTCTTCACAGAACACTTTCCAGTTATTACGGTCATCTTTCATTTCTATATAGGCTTCTTTGGAAAGTTCGCCCTCTTTATATTGCATAAATGCCTGTGCCAGTTTTTCTGAACGTCTTTCCATATCTGCATCCAGTTTCCTGATCTCTGCTTGAATTTCTTTGATTTTGGTAAGAAATACTGCACTGCTTATAGCAGACATATCCTTTTTCCGTAAGTCAGATAACTGAAACTGTCTGGTCAGCTCTGAACGGACAATTTTCTGCAGCTTCTCTTCGGAAATAGATTTGTGACTACATTTTCTTTCATCCCGATACCAGGCAGCATTGCAAAAGTAATACACATTGCCTCTGTATCTACGTGTACACATTTTTCGCTTACAATCTCCACAATACAATACATTGTAAAATGCTCTTTCATCCTCTTCCCATCCTACTGTAGTTTTTGTTGCTTTCTGTTGTGCTACTTTTAACCTGACCTGTGCTTTGTCAAACAGTTCTCTGCTGATAATCGGCTCATGAGCATTTGGCGTAATAATCCACTGACTCTGGTCCAGTATGTCACACCATTTTTCACCTCTTTGAAATCTGGATTCGTATTTTCTCTGAACCAGATCACCATAATAATTATTTCGATTTAAAACCGCACGTATCGAAGAATTTCCCCACTGATGAAGATTCTCTCCATCCTGACAGTACACATGATGATATTGGTTATAGTCCGAAATCCGATGTACCCTATCCTCAAACAGCCTGTCAATAATGCTCTGTATGCCATCTCCCGAAGCATATTCTTCAAAAATCCTGCGGACAATCTTTGCAGCTTCCGGTTCCACAATCAACTTACAAATTCCATTTATCTTTTCCACACAATATCCGTATGGAGCTGTAGATCCCACATATTCACCGTTTTTTTGTGCAATACGTTTCGCCGCCCGTTCTTTTGCGGAAATGTCTTTTGCATAAGCATCATTCACCAAATTCTTGATATTCATGGATAATTCCTGATTCTTAGCACCCGGTGCAAATGAATCATAGTTGTCACATACAGAAATAAATCGCACTTTCATAAAAGGAAGAATCTTTTCCAGATAGTTACCAGTTTCAATGTAATTTCTTCCAAATCGTGAGAAATCCTTTACCAGAATACAGTTTATTTTACCTGCCCTGACATCATTCATCATCCGTTCAAATCCCGGTCTGTCAAAAGCTGACGTTAGATAACGATACTTTTGAAAACACTGGAAAATCAAGGTTTTTCGAGCGACGGACAAGCAGGGTATTGTACTAAAAACTGAATACGACGCAGAAGCGGCGTTTCTTACTCTCTACATGGGAGAACAGGAACGCCGCTTTTTTCATGCCCTTTGTTACGCAGTAGGGGCAGAAAAAGCCTTGCTACAAGCGGTTTTGCGGGTGTGTATCTGGCGCGGCAAGGGATTTATACCTTATTCCCCGAAACCGCGCTTCTACTGCGTAACAAATCCAAAGCAAAGGAGCTATGAACTATGGCAGTTTTCAGAGTGGAACGGAACAAGGGCTACACCGTAATGAGCAACCACCACCTACGCAACAAGGAGCTTTCCCTAAAGGCAAAGGGGCTGTTGTCGCAAATGCTGTCACTCCCCGAAGATTGGGACTACACCTTGAAAGGCTTATCCCTTATCAACCGGGAGAAGATAGACGCTATCCGCGAAGCCATTAAGGAGCTTGAACGCGCCGGGTATATCGTCCGTTCAAGGGAGCGCGACGAGAAAGGATGCTTGCGGGGCGCGGACTATGTGATATTCGAGCAGCCGCAGCCGCCTACGCCGGATTTACCTACATTGGAAAATCCAACATTGGATAATCCAACGCAGGAAAAACCAACATTGGAAAAACCTACGTTGGAAAATCCAACGCAATTAAATAAAGATATACAAAGAACTGACTTACCAAAAAAAGAAAAAATAATTACTGATGAACAAAGTACCCATTCCATTCCTATCCTTTCCCCTACCCCCTCTCCTTGCAGAGAAGCGGCTACGCCGCCGGAACGGAAAGGAACGGAAGCGACAGCACAGAGCGCAGTTGA from the Blautia wexlerae DSM 19850 genome contains:
- a CDS encoding RloB family protein, which produces MNRPKNNKIRRPQFLCIVGCEGKNQERIYFDKVAELVNCVEERTHDLVFDYAEPYGGNPKCVVERTIQKSIGKENKVSVFDYDGKKDKYEEAIDLAIENKIELGYTNYCFDLWLILHKEDYFDIVQNQDAYADKLRQVFGLAADANIKKEKRVTEIVNQIGLSDIKNAIQRGKKISEDNQGKEANKTPKENRYYDNPDTQMHVLLQFLFAKVGINIDALG
- a CDS encoding AAA family ATPase, encoding MMYNYIKKWKGDAKKMLLNFKMENFRSFKDETFFTMLSSKQKTHNDYVIDKSVNGNKLRVLPMTVIYGANACGKSNIVLAMDILKKMVMKGTLNCKELESYKSMLSFIRDTSWYDPVSLEITFSTQNNIYRYGIKFTDIDVYKIEEEVLYVNDDLFFSRDDENQIYVDVKKLVKKGYINKDDADFSERLIHKLNQTLDKQKLVVAGAISNLFDKKYFEDFNLWFEKFNVIMNANDMNFRQKDLKTIFNKKPDKDIRRNIFESASVKEVMNIAEFGNQKIGFMAETDNDELSMCSMYQVPLRKDEQPQKKYAISMIVDSELMESRGTIHLIRLLQPFIDVLDNGGVIVLDEMDASLHFEIVVSLIRIFNNKDINKNNAQLIFNTHNPIYLDGELLRHDQIVMVEKRRNDMVSEIYSLADYKLRPEERILKNYLNGKYGALPHMDLEIAFKHILEREANNLESSKEQ
- a CDS encoding recombinase family protein; the encoded protein is MSNQKLIIGYYRLSMEDDSEGESNSIINQRKLVKDYISNIPELASMPFQEFYDDGYSGSSMERPAIKQVLELARENKVQCIVVKDFSRFARNYIEMGTYLEQIFPFLGVRFISISDRYDSKDYKGKSSDIEVQFKGLIADFYVKDQSVKVKAAVNTRRGKGEYCCGSAPYGYRINPENKKELVIVEDEAEVIRRVFELTNQRYSKMEICRLFNEEGVLTPLQSMSRRQKSDSKKAASRGLQWTSDMIRKIVDDKTYIGCMVYGKTKIPDPGTGKEVPVPRNQWKVMENHHEPIVSKEVFEKAQSLQIRYTKKSKFDRETTLLGGYVKCGNCRRSLTSSSPIHGHILYSCAYSKGKEDTGCFAGKADNKMLEHIVLAEIKAYLRQNISQEQMQQSMRKQHEDSIEAYKTESADCEKCQEQIKIQNRQNYEKYHEGQMNQNQFMEAKKQLEEERERLQKRVQELDELINDEKEILMKKNVPVEQMLKYLGYENLTREMLEEYVQGIYVYDDGRVGVEYK
- a CDS encoding recombinase family protein, producing MMNDVRAGKINCILVKDFSRFGRNYIETGNYLEKILPFMKVRFISVCDNYDSFAPGAKNQELSMNIKNLVNDAYAKDISAKERAAKRIAQKNGEYVGSTAPYGYCVEKINGICKLIVEPEAAKIVRRIFEEYASGDGIQSIIDRLFEDRVHRISDYNQYHHVYCQDGENLHQWGNSSIRAVLNRNNYYGDLVQRKYESRFQRGEKWCDILDQSQWIITPNAHEPIISRELFDKAQVRLKVAQQKATKTTVGWEEDERAFYNVLYCGDCKRKMCTRRYRGNVYYFCNAAWYRDERKCSHKSISEEKLQKIVRSELTRQFQLSDLRKKDMSAISSAVFLTKIKEIQAEIRKLDADMERRSEKLAQAFMQYKEGELSKEAYIEMKDDRNNWKVFCEERKKSLEQTIRKLEKQQKKEARFLRSLLELDGTTRINAELAESLIESMYLYGDNRLEINFGFKGAVEYE
- a CDS encoding DUF6017 domain-containing protein, which encodes MAVFRVERNKGYTVMSNHHLRNKELSLKAKGLLSQMLSLPEDWDYTLKGLSLINREKIDAIREAIKELERAGYIVRSRERDEKGCLRGADYVIFEQPQPPTPDLPTLENPTLDNPTQEKPTLEKPTLENPTQLNKDIQRTDLPKKEKIITDEQSTHSIPILSPTPSPCREAATPPERKGTEATAQSAVDIYREIIKDNIDYHILKQDMKFDSDRLDEIVDLMLETVCTARKRVRIAGDDYPAELVKSKFMKLDGEHIRFVLDCMRENTTKIRNIKQYLKAALFNAPSTIGNYYTSLVAHDMASGALSPKKPQYGDPDYYSCNEGESL